Below is a window of Candidatus Poribacteria bacterium DNA.
CACAATTGGTAGGCTTCGGCTCATAGAGCGGCCGGGAGCCTTGGTCTATCTGCCGCAATGGGATAGAAAGGAGGGGGTTCCTCAACCGGCAGATAGGTCAGTTTGACACAGTTTGAGGAACCAGGTTGGATTATGCCTAATAAAAGATCCGCATATAAGCATCTGCGTGCCGATCCCAGGAAACGGCTCAGAAACAGAATGATAAAGTCGGCGACCAGAACCGCCATCAAGAAAGCCGAACAGGCGATCGTCTCCGGAGACCTTGAGGCGGCGATGACGGCTTTTAGAGAGGCCGTTAGCAAATTGGATAAAGCCGCCGGGAAAGGTGTTATCAAAAAGGG
It encodes the following:
- a CDS encoding 30S ribosomal protein S20, translating into MPNKRSAYKHLRADPRKRLRNRMIKSATRTAIKKAEQAIVSGDLEAAMTAFREAVSKLDKAAGKGVIKKGTADRKKSRLARKLNKLIAQSQAA